The nucleotide window TATTTGCTGTTTAAAAAGTTTTGTTGCTTTTTGAAATAGAAAAATCGGCCTTTATATTTAGCATTTGTAAAAGCGCTTGTTGCAGAAAACTCGTTAAACGTATTTACCAAATGTAAAGAGTCTGCATCTTGAATTACTTCTTTAATAGACAAAGAGTCTTCTATTTTAAATAACCCTGAACTAATTTTATAGGTTTTATCTTTATCCAAGTTTTTAAGTATTATGTTTTGTAAATCTTCTTGAGCTTTCTTTATCGTTATTTGTTTATTGTTTTGCATAGATTTAAAACCTTGCACAGTATCTATTTTATCTACATTATAATATTTCTTAATTTTCTCTGAAAACACTTTTTTTGTTTTGAATTTCCCATAAAATTCATTGGAAAAAACAGGATCGCTATTTTTTAGGTTGTTGGCATATGCTGCAAGTTCTTTTTCTGCCATTTTTTTCTTCTTTCTGCTAAGAAGTGCACTCTTATCTAAATTTAATTCTAAATTTTTAAAATTGATAATACTATTTTCTCTAACATAAAAATTACTGGTAGAAGCTCCTTTTACATAATTGTTCTTCATACTTCTTAATGTTTTTGCTACAATAGAATCTAAAGATATTTTTTTAAGATTTAGTTTTATCTCTGCAAGTTCATTCACTTTCTCTTCTAGATATACAGTATAGTTTTTAGCCTTAAAATTCTTTTGAGATAAAACCAAAGTCTCGTAATTTAGATTGGTAAATGTAATTTTAGCAACATTAGAAATATCTAAGGTAAATACTCCTTTACTATTTGTGGTAGTTCCGTTTTTTAAATCGGTAACAATAGCAATACCTTCTATTGGCTTTAGAGTTTTTTTACTAAGAACTTTTCCTGTTATTGATTGAGCATTAGAGGTAAAAATTAAATTAGAAAATAGTAATGTAAGAAGTAATTTTTTTATCATAATTTGGTTGATTTTTCATGAAAAGTAATTCAATTTTACTTTTGTAAATAAATATGAGTTTAAGTTTAACAAAGTATTATATTTGCATTCTCAAAATTTAAGAATACTTAACTTAAATTAAGTTAATTACCTTTCTTTTAAACTGTAAATTTTATTTATGAAAGCTGGAATTGTAGGATTACCAAACGTAGGAAAATCAACTTTGTTTAACTGTTTATCAAATGCAAAAGCGCAAAGTGCTAACTTTCCTTTTTGTACAATTGAACCAAACTTGGGAGTTGTAAATGTGCCAGATACAAGAATTGAAAAGTTAGAAGAACTTGTTAATCCTGAAAAAGTTATACCTGCAACTGTAGAGATTGTAGATATTGCTGGTTTAGTAAAAGGCGCAAGTAAAGGTGAAGGTTTAGGAAATCAATTTTTAGCAAATATTAGAGAAACTGATGCAATTTTGCACGTTTTGCGTTGTTTTGATAACGATAATATTATTCATGTTGATAATTCTAT belongs to Polaribacter dokdonensis and includes:
- a CDS encoding carboxypeptidase-like regulatory domain-containing protein produces the protein MIKKLLLTLLFSNLIFTSNAQSITGKVLSKKTLKPIEGIAIVTDLKNGTTTNSKGVFTLDISNVAKITFTNLNYETLVLSQKNFKAKNYTVYLEEKVNELAEIKLNLKKISLDSIVAKTLRSMKNNYVKGASTSNFYVRENSIINFKNLELNLDKSALLSRKKKKMAEKELAAYANNLKNSDPVFSNEFYGKFKTKKVFSEKIKKYYNVDKIDTVQGFKSMQNNKQITIKKAQEDLQNIILKNLDKDKTYKISSGLFKIEDSLSIKEVIQDADSLHLVNTFNEFSATSAFTNAKYKGRFFYFKKQQNFLNSKYYHHSLSSNEFLGSDLMYVLNFKPRKSKSKFSGKIFINPKDFTISKLEYQFAEGKKGQNLNLKWLLGIKVSEDVNKVTLYYEKNKEDKVYNSYFKETKSAYAYVHRPIKFKENSETKNKVKFDIKIEMDTKEIREVYLSEVVSMDKDQVQKVVKDKKIKKNQYLSVSEYNTKHWKNRQLVTNYLKKYE